In Bosea sp. PAMC 26642, the DNA window TCGTGGTCATGGAGAAAGGGCTGGTCGTCGAGCAGGGCCCGGCCGCGCAGGTGCTCAACGCGCCGCGCCATCCTTACACCCGCATGCTGATCGGCGCCGTGCCGAGTCTGAAGCCCGCCGATCGCAAGCCGGTGACGGGCGCGATCGCGCTGGAGACGGTCGGCCTGGGCAAGACTTATCGCAGTTCCGCACTGTTCAGGAAGGACCGCGAAGTCCGTGCCGCCGAAGCGGTCGACATCAAAGTCCATCGCGGCGAGACCGTCGGCATCGTCGGCGAATCCGGCTCCGGCAAGACCACGGTGGCGCGCTGCATCGCCCGTCTGATGCCGCCCTCGCAGGGCGCGATCCTGGTGCCAGAAATCGACATCGCCATGCTGCCGGAGCGGCGGCTGCGGCCCTATCGCCGCAAGATCCAGGTCGTCTTCCAGGATCCGTTCCGCTCGCTCAACCCGCGCCGGACCGTCGGCGATTCGATCATCGAGGGGCCGATGAACTTCGGCCTGAAGCAGGCTCAGGCGATGGAACGCGCGCGCGATCTGATGGGCCTTGTCGGCCTTCAACCCTCGGCGCTGGAGCGCTATCCGCACCAGTTCTCCGGCGGCCAGCGCCAGCGCATCGCGATCGCGCGCGCACTCGCCATGGAGCCCGAGATCCTGATCGCCGACGAGGCGGTCTCGGCGCTCGACGTCTCGGTTCAGCGCCAGGTGCTGAACCTGCTGGCCGACGTGCAGGACCGCTTCAACCTCGCCATCCTCTTCATCACCCATGATCTGCGCGTCGCCGCCCAGATCTGCGACCGCATCGTGGTGATGGAAAAGGGCGTCATCGTCGAGCAGGGCGTGACGCGGGACGTTTTCTCGGCACCGTCGCACGGCTATACCCGTGCTCTGATCGACGCCGCGCCAGGGCGCGACTTCGGCACCGGGACGCCGTAGAACAGATCGGCGCACCCGCCTGCGCCATCCAACGCGACCGAAGAGAACCTGCCATGACCACTGCCGAGCCCGCACGCGCACTGCCTTATCGCACCCAGAACTGGACCGTCACGAAACCGTCCGCGCAGGGTCGCAACGGCATCGTGGTCTCGCAGAATCGCGAGGCGGCGGAAGCCGGCGCCGCGATCCTGGAAGCCGGCGGCAACGCGGCCGACGCCGCGGTCGCTGCGGCCTTCGCACTGGCGGCTGTCGAGCCCTGGAACAGCGGGCTCGGGGGCATCGGCTTCGCCGTCGTCCTGAAGGGCGGCGAGACCCGCGCGAAAGTCGTGGACTTCGGCCCCGTCGCGCCGCACCGCGCCGACCCGGCCGACTACCCCCTGACCGGCGAGATGAAGAAGGACCTCTTCACCTGGCCGGAGGTCGTGGACGACCGCAACATCCATGGTCCGCTTTCCTTCTGCATCCCGTCCTCCGTCGCCGGCTATGCCAGGCTGAAGGAGGATTTCGGAACCGGCCTGCCGCTCGCGGACCTGCTCGCGCCGGCGATTGCGCTGGCGAGGCGTGGCCTGGCGCAGGACTGGTACACCACACTGAAGATCGCCTCCTCGGCCTCGGTGCTGCGGCTCTATGAGGAAAGCGCGCGGATCTATCTGCCGGGCGGCCTGCCGCCGGTGCCGCCCTATCAGGGCATGCCGGGTTTCCGGCCGTTGGGGCGCCTCGCCGATACGCTCGAACGGCTGGCCAAGGCTGGGCTGCAGGACTTCTATACGGGCGAGACGGCCCGACTGCTGGCAGCCGATATCGCCGCCGCCGGTGGCGTCGTCGACGAAGCCGATCTTGCAGCCTGCGAGGCGACGGTGCGGGACGCGCCGGTGATCGACTGGCGCGGGACGCATCTCCTGCACACGGCCGGCGGGCTCACGGCGGCCCCAACGCTGGCGCAGGTCGTCGCCGGCATGGACGACGCCCCGCTCGCGGCCGGCGGCCCCGGGGCTGACTGGTTCGCGCAGCTTTCGCGTGTGATGCGTGAGGCTTACGACAACCGGCTTTCGGGTCTCGGCGCGGCAAGCCCCACCCCGGAATCGGCCGATACCTGCACCACCCATCTCACTGTCGTCGATCGCGAGGGCAATCTCGTCGCGGTGACGACGACGCTGCTCTCCTCGATGGGCAGCCGCTATGTGTTGCCGCAGACCGGCATCCTGATGAACAACGGGATGATGTGGTTCGATCCGCGTCCCGGCAGCGCCAACGCGATCGCGCCTGGCGCCCGCCCCCTCTGCAACATGTGCCCGGTGATCGTCACGCCGAAAGACGGCTCCTGGCCTCGCATGGCGGCCGGCGCTTCGGGCGGCCGCCGCATCCTTGCCAGCGTCTACCAGATGCTGGCCTGGACCCTGGATTTCGGCATGGATGTCGGCGCCGCCTCGCACCAGCCCCGCATCGACGTCTCGGGCCCGGACTCGACCACCGCCGATTTCCGTCTGCCCGACGACGTGCTGTCGGCGCTGGAACAGGCCGGCCCGCTCGCCGTGGTGGAGCATGGCGTACTGCCGATCAACTTCGCCTGCCCCAACATCATCCGCGTCGATCGCGATGGCGCGCAGGGTTGCAGCGACGTGATCTCGCCCTGGTCGGCGGCAGTGGCGGCCAAGGCTTGAGGGCTCTCAGTCCCGGGCGTCGGCCCGCTTTTCGACGATCTCATGCTGCCCGATGGCCCGTTCGAGCCCATCGGGCCCGCGCACGCGATACTGATTCTCCGCATTGTCGCGCACCGGCATCATCCGCAGGACCTCGAAGGGACCGACCCTGGCCTGATTGGCGAAGTCCGGCGTCAGCTGGACCATGTCGCCGGCTTTGTAGGAGAGCGTGGCCATGATTTGTCCTCGATGGAAAATGCGCACTGGCGCGCGTGACCCCGATTCTCGTCGAACCTAGCGTCCCGAGAAATCCGCCGCCGTCAGGCGATGATAACTTGCCCGATGCCGTGAATAGGCGGCGGTCGCGGCTTTCAGGATCGTGTCGCGGTTCCGGTCGAAGGCGTCGAGCGCCTCCGGCCCGCTGTCGCCCGCGCCGTGCCCGAGTTTGCGAAGCGCGTCGAGATCGACCTGAAAGGCGATTTCGAGCGAGGCATCCGAGCCCCAGAAGCTGACGCAGGCGCGCCCTGCATCAAAGCTGCGGACAGGATTGGGAAAGTTGAGCGCCATGATGATCCCGTCCGAAGCCAATCAACCGCAATAACGGTTTGCTCTCGACGACCGCATTTTGCACATGGGGAGCCGGTTCGTGATTGTAAGGCCCGTCCGCCAATAAGCCGTGGTGGCCGCGAGCCAGCGCGAGCCCAACACGCTTTCCCACAATCGGATAAGGTGAGACGAAAGCGACCGCGCGCTTTATGCGGATTTGAAGCCGCGGGCACGGTCATCGGGGCGGATGCGCGTTACGGCTCGACAACGTCGGCTTTTGGCCCATCGCCCTCGACACGCCTGCAGACGCTGCGCGTAAAACGCTCGATCTCGGCCAACGCCTCGTCGAGCGTGGGGAAGGGACCGCGCTTCATCGACTCCATCGTCTTGAGCGCCTGTCCTGCCGGCTGGATCCTGAATTCGCCTTCTGGTTCTTCAGTGACGTGCCCCATCGAGCGTCCGAGCAGGTCGGTGAGCAGCCAGGCAGTCTCACCGGCCTTCGGCGTGACGTCGATGTCCATGATGGTTCTCCAACATCAGGTGTCGCTCAGGGAAGCGGGAGCTACGAAGATTTGCCCGGCTTCGGCTTGGGCAGAGCGGCGGCTTCGCGGTCGAGCGCCTCCTTTTGCATGCGCTCGGCTCTCAGCCTGATCGTGTTGGCGTCGCGTGCCTGCGCCAGCGTCTCGGTCTCGGACAGGATCCGGTCGCGCACCAGCGAGCGCGTCTGCGTCCGCAGGAAGGCATTGTCGGCATCGACGCGCAGCTTCGATTTTTCGGCCATGGCCTACCCTTGCGTGAATGCGCAAGCAGCTGCGCCCGACATGAAAAAGGCCAGGCGTGAGCCCGGCCTTCCTGTGGAATTCGTCCTCATCGTCGATGCCAGTACATCCGTGGTCACCGAAAGAGGATGAGCGCCGATTACGCCGCCTGAAGCTGCTCGGCAGCCATCTTGCCCGACTTGTTGTCGCGGACCATTTCGAAGCTGAGCTTCTGGCCCTCGACGAGTTCGCGCATACCAGCGCGCTCGACGGCGGAGATGTGGACGAAAGCGTCCTGGCTGCCGTCATCGGGCTGGATGAAGCCGAAACCCTTGGTGGAATTGAACCATTTCACTGTGCCGGTGGTCATGAAGAACCCTCCTTTTTGGCAGTACCTGTCGGCCACCGAGCGACTGCGCGGTGGGTTCAGAACGATTTTCGAAAGGGGGGAGTTCGTCAGAAGCGCGCCAAAGCGCGGAAACAACAACGGCCGTCCAAGCAAATATCGACAGGACCATTGATAGATTAACGCCCGCGCCATGTCAATCGAAAGTTTGGAACGGCAGTGGGATCGCGCCAAAATTGCAGTCCGTTTATCTGTTCGTCGTTGTCCCGCAGCGGGCGCCACACCTGTCAAGACTTGCCGCAAGCATCGCGAAAGGCTGGGCGATCAACCTGCGCTGACAGGTCGATCCCGCCTGCGGATGCCGTTGAAGGAACGACCCGCGCGCGCCTGGAACATTCGCCGCGCTCCTCGCTTTGAGGATTGGAGGTATCGAGATGGAAACCCAGTCGGACGAGGCCCGCATTGAACGCCTTGCCAGAGCGATGTGCCGCGCCGCGCGGCGAAATCCCGACGAGCGTCTGCTGGATCCAGACGGTGGTTCGGTCGCTTTTCCCACCCGCTTCTCCGCCGAGGACATGACGATTCCAGCCTGGGTTCAGTTTCGCGCCGGCGCGGAACGGTTCGTGGCGATGCATCGGTCTTCGGTCGAGCCGCTCTGAGCGGTATCGTCGCTGGTCAGTGCCTGATATGGGCTCAGCCGTAGGCCGCTGGTTTCCCTCCGAGCGTCCCGGCGGCAGCAGGTACGCGATCGCCGGGGCGCTTGCAGGGCACCGTCGCCCGCAGCCGCTGGTTTTTGTGCCTGCTCAATCGTCCAATATGGAGCCGCTTTTGCAACGATAGCCGATGAAACAGGCCGGTACGTCACGGCTCGGCACCCAAGCGGGGTCAAGGCTCTCGTCGAGTTGGCAGAAGCTGCGGTCGTTGACGAAGCGGTCATAGGTGAACCCGCCCGTTCCCAGGACGATGGCGCCATTCGCCGCCACGCTCCGTCGGTTGGCATCGCAGGACCTTTCTACTGTCGAGGGACGGGGTTGGCTGGCAGCGACCTCTGCAAGGAGCGTGAGGGCTGCGGCAAGTACGACACCGCTCTTCATCGTCGTCTCTCCATCGTTCAGGACCAGGACTATGGGTGGTATCCGTTTTGCCGACGTTTTACCCTGCGTCGGTGAGATCAGTCTGGGTCAGCCTGGGCCATGCGCTACGAAGGTCAGGCTGGCGACGTAAATCTGCGCTCCGGCCTCGTCCCGCACAATCACGCCGAAATCCAGATGCTCGCTGTTCGGCAGCTTTTCGCGCACCATGTCCGACAGCGCCCGCTGGGCTTCGTCGCGAGCAGCCGCTTCGTCGGGTAGATCGACGCCGGACGTGTCGAGATCGACCGAGCCATCGTCATGCGTATCGAAGAAGAACCTCGCCATCGACATGAAATGTCTGGCGCAATGCTCGGTTCCGGGAAGAGGCGAATTTGGTTGCATTCGCGGACTTCCGCGAAGCGGGTCGCGTCATTTCCTGAGATGGAGATAGGTCGGATCGAACTCTCCCAATTCGCACAGGCTGTTCCAGTCCAGCACTTTCATCCGCCGCGCCCTGATCTCGATCAGCCCGCTCTTGCGCAGTGCTTTCAGCGTCTTGTTGGTATGCACCGTCGAGAGGCCAAGGGCGTCGCCGATCTCGGTCTGCGTCATCGGGAGTTCAAAGACGAGACCGTCCGAAAGGCCGACGACACGCGTCTTCGTTGCGAATTCGCATAGGAGATGCGCCAGCCGGCTCTGCGCAGGCCGGCGGCCGATGCCGACCATCCATTCGCGGAAGACCGCCGCGTCGATCAGGGCTTCGCGCCAGAAGGCTTCTGCGATGCGATAGGAGGATCTGGTCAGCTGCAGCACGGCCTCATGCGGGATGAAGCCGACGCGGGAGGGGGAAAGAGTGCCGAGGGAGTGATCCATCACCTCGATATGGAGCGAATGCAGATCGGGAATGTCACCCGGCACATGCAGCGACAGGATTTGCCTGTTGCCGTTTTCAACCGTCTTGTAGCGGCAGAGCAGGCCGTCCAGAACGAGACAGCAATGCCGCGTGCGGTTCCCTTCGCTGATGATGTCGGTATTGCCGTCATAGTGCCTGATCGTGACCGGGAGCGCGAGTAGACTCTCCTTGTCCTGCGCCGACAGGTCGGAAATGCTTTCCATTTTCCGAAGCAAGGCGTGCAGATGCTCGGCTTCAGCCATGCCGATTTTCCTGATGAGAGACGATTCGATGAGTCTGAGCAGTGAGGTATCGTCGGCACAAACGCAATATCTCGCCGATCAGGGCCGATGGGTTCTCGATGCCTGTAGCCTGCGCGGCGATAGGGTTACAGAATGCATCAGCTGAACGAACAGGACTGATGATGCGCAAAGCCCGTATTCTGGTGATCAACCCCAATTCGAACGAGGTCGTCACGGAGGGGCTTCGCCTCGCTTTGGCACCGCTCGCCTTCTCCGATGGGCCGGAGATCATCTGCGAGAGCCTGCGCGACGGCCCCATCGGCATCGAGACGCAGGAGCATGTCGATAGCGTCGCGATCCCTCTACGGCGCCGTATCGAGGCCGCCGACGGCGTCGATGCCTTCGTCATCGCCTGCTATTCGGATCCGGGCCTTCATGTCGCGCGCGAAGGAACGACGAGCCCCGTCTTTGGGATCGCCGAATGCGGCGTATTGACTGCGCTGACGCGGGCCGATCGCTTCGGCGTCATTGCGATCAAATCACGCTCAATTCCACGCCACCTCCGCTATTTGCGCCAGATAGGCCTGATGGACCGGCTGGCCGGCGAACGGGCGCTGGAGATGTCTGTCGCCGAGAGCGCCGCGGGTGAGAACACGCTCGACCGGATGATCGCGATCGGTAAGGAGTTGAAGGAGCAGGACGGCGCCGGCGTCGTGATCATGGGCTGCGCCGGCATGGCCCGCCATCGCGCGCCGCTGGAGCAGGCGCTCGGTATACCGGTAATCGACCCGACGCAGGCCGCCGTCGCGATGGCCATCGGGACGCTGGCGGTAAGATGACGGCAAGGATATCTGAAAGCTCGCTTTCACCGTTCGGCCTGCTGCCCACCATGCTCCACTGGAGAAGACGATGACGACCCAGCCCTATGATCTGGTCATTCGCGGCGGGGTCGTGGGGACCGCTTCAGGCAGCTTTTCCGCCGATGTGGCAGTGCGGGACGGGAAGATCGCGGCAGTCGGCACAGGGCTCGCGCAGGGCATCCGGGAAATCGACGCCACGGGCAAGCTCGTGCTTCCCGGTGGCATCGATACCCACGCCCATGTCGAGCAGGTCTCCGCCGGCGGCCTGCTCAACGCCGATACCTTCGAGAGCGCCACGACCTCGGCAGCCTTCGGCGGCAACACGACGCTGATCTCCTTTGCCGCACAGCATCGCGGGCTCGATCTGCGCAAGGTCGTCGATGATTATGCGGTGCTGGCGGAGCGCGGCGCGCTGATCGACTACGCCTTCCACATGATCGTCGCCAACCCCGACCGGAAGACGATCGAGACCGACCTGCCGGCGCTGATCAGGGAAGGCCATGCCTCGATCAAGGTCTTCATGACCTACGACCTGATCAAGGTCGATGACGAACCGCTGCTCGATCTGATGCTGACCGCACGTGAGAACGGCGCGCTGATCTGCGTCCATGCCGAGAACCATGGCATGATCTCATGGATGGGCCGCAAACTGGTCGAGCGCGGTTATACGGCGCCGAAATATCACGCCATCAGCCATCCGCGCGGTTCGGAAGCGGAGGCCTTCACCCGTCTGATCGCGCAGGCCGAACTGATCGACCAGCCGATCATGATCTTCCATGTCTCGACGAAGGAAGGCGCGGCCGTCGTGCGTCATGCGCGCGGGCAGGGGCTGAAGGTCTTCGCAGAGACCTGTCCGCAATATCTGTTCCTGACACGTCACGATCTCGACAAGCCGGGGATGGAAGGCGCGAAATGGATGTGCTCGCCGCCGCCGCGCGAAGTCGCTGATCAGGATGCGCTGTGGCGTGCCCTGGCGCTGGGCGACATTCAAACCGTCTCGTCCGATCACGCACCCTATCGTTTCGACGAGACCGGCAAGCTCTCGGCCGGCCCGAATGCCACCTTCAAGCAAATCGCCAATGGTTTGCCGGGGTTGGAAACACGGCTGCCGCTGCTCTTCGACGCTCTGGTCTCGAAAGGCCGCCCGGAATTCGCCGGCCGCGGTCTCGACGCCTTCGTCGAATTGACTGCGACCGCGCCGGCAAAGATCTACAACCTGCCGGGCAAGGGCGCGATCCAGCCGGGCTACGATGCCGATATCGCGATTTGGGATCCTGATCGCGCGGTGACGATTACCGACGCGGCGATGCACGACCTGACGGGCTTTACCCCCTTCGCCGGCCGCGAGGTCACGGGCTGGCCGCAGCATGTGCTGGTACGGGGTCAGGATGTCGTTGCGGACGGCGAGCTCAAGGCCGCGCCGGGCTCGGGCAAGTGGCTGGGCCGGACCGGCGGCCCGGCAGCGGAGCCGACGGGCAGGCTCGCCAGCGACATGGACCCGGCCTCGAATTTCGGCGCG includes these proteins:
- a CDS encoding ABC transporter ATP-binding protein, with amino-acid sequence MSADTPKVLDVQGLSISLPGGGDRAFAVENVSFSVGAGEIVCVVGESGSGKSVTAFSVMGLLAKALRPISGQILLEGEDVLAATPQRLRALRGARMGMVFQEPMTALNPVLTIGDQIEEVLRIHTDLGAAERRAKVLSFMEAMRLPDPERIHASYPHQISGGQRQRVMIAAALVLDPALLIADEPTTALDVTTQAQILKLIKELQGRRGTGVLFITHDFGVVAEIADKVVVMEKGLVVEQGPAAQVLNAPRHPYTRMLIGAVPSLKPADRKPVTGAIALETVGLGKTYRSSALFRKDREVRAAEAVDIKVHRGETVGIVGESGSGKTTVARCIARLMPPSQGAILVPEIDIAMLPERRLRPYRRKIQVVFQDPFRSLNPRRTVGDSIIEGPMNFGLKQAQAMERARDLMGLVGLQPSALERYPHQFSGGQRQRIAIARALAMEPEILIADEAVSALDVSVQRQVLNLLADVQDRFNLAILFITHDLRVAAQICDRIVVMEKGVIVEQGVTRDVFSAPSHGYTRALIDAAPGRDFGTGTP
- a CDS encoding gamma-glutamyltransferase; its protein translation is MTTAEPARALPYRTQNWTVTKPSAQGRNGIVVSQNREAAEAGAAILEAGGNAADAAVAAAFALAAVEPWNSGLGGIGFAVVLKGGETRAKVVDFGPVAPHRADPADYPLTGEMKKDLFTWPEVVDDRNIHGPLSFCIPSSVAGYARLKEDFGTGLPLADLLAPAIALARRGLAQDWYTTLKIASSASVLRLYEESARIYLPGGLPPVPPYQGMPGFRPLGRLADTLERLAKAGLQDFYTGETARLLAADIAAAGGVVDEADLAACEATVRDAPVIDWRGTHLLHTAGGLTAAPTLAQVVAGMDDAPLAAGGPGADWFAQLSRVMREAYDNRLSGLGAASPTPESADTCTTHLTVVDREGNLVAVTTTLLSSMGSRYVLPQTGILMNNGMMWFDPRPGSANAIAPGARPLCNMCPVIVTPKDGSWPRMAAGASGGRRILASVYQMLAWTLDFGMDVGAASHQPRIDVSGPDSTTADFRLPDDVLSALEQAGPLAVVEHGVLPINFACPNIIRVDRDGAQGCSDVISPWSAAVAAKA
- a CDS encoding DUF1488 family protein, with translation MALNFPNPVRSFDAGRACVSFWGSDASLEIAFQVDLDALRKLGHGAGDSGPEALDAFDRNRDTILKAATAAYSRHRASYHRLTAADFSGR
- a CDS encoding cold-shock protein, yielding MTTGTVKWFNSTKGFGFIQPDDGSQDAFVHISAVERAGMRELVEGQKLSFEMVRDNKSGKMAAEQLQAA
- a CDS encoding DUF6894 family protein; the encoded protein is MSMARFFFDTHDDGSVDLDTSGVDLPDEAAARDEAQRALSDMVREKLPNSEHLDFGVIVRDEAGAQIYVASLTFVAHGPG
- a CDS encoding Crp/Fnr family transcriptional regulator, producing the protein MAEAEHLHALLRKMESISDLSAQDKESLLALPVTIRHYDGNTDIISEGNRTRHCCLVLDGLLCRYKTVENGNRQILSLHVPGDIPDLHSLHIEVMDHSLGTLSPSRVGFIPHEAVLQLTRSSYRIAEAFWREALIDAAVFREWMVGIGRRPAQSRLAHLLCEFATKTRVVGLSDGLVFELPMTQTEIGDALGLSTVHTNKTLKALRKSGLIEIRARRMKVLDWNSLCELGEFDPTYLHLRK
- a CDS encoding aspartate/glutamate racemase family protein produces the protein MRKARILVINPNSNEVVTEGLRLALAPLAFSDGPEIICESLRDGPIGIETQEHVDSVAIPLRRRIEAADGVDAFVIACYSDPGLHVAREGTTSPVFGIAECGVLTALTRADRFGVIAIKSRSIPRHLRYLRQIGLMDRLAGERALEMSVAESAAGENTLDRMIAIGKELKEQDGAGVVIMGCAGMARHRAPLEQALGIPVIDPTQAAVAMAIGTLAVR
- the hydA gene encoding dihydropyrimidinase, yielding MTTQPYDLVIRGGVVGTASGSFSADVAVRDGKIAAVGTGLAQGIREIDATGKLVLPGGIDTHAHVEQVSAGGLLNADTFESATTSAAFGGNTTLISFAAQHRGLDLRKVVDDYAVLAERGALIDYAFHMIVANPDRKTIETDLPALIREGHASIKVFMTYDLIKVDDEPLLDLMLTARENGALICVHAENHGMISWMGRKLVERGYTAPKYHAISHPRGSEAEAFTRLIAQAELIDQPIMIFHVSTKEGAAVVRHARGQGLKVFAETCPQYLFLTRHDLDKPGMEGAKWMCSPPPREVADQDALWRALALGDIQTVSSDHAPYRFDETGKLSAGPNATFKQIANGLPGLETRLPLLFDALVSKGRPEFAGRGLDAFVELTATAPAKIYNLPGKGAIQPGYDADIAIWDPDRAVTITDAAMHDLTGFTPFAGREVTGWPQHVLVRGQDVVADGELKAAPGSGKWLGRTGGPAAEPTGRLASDMDPASNFGAHIL